In the genome of Trichomycterus rosablanca isolate fTriRos1 chromosome 24, fTriRos1.hap1, whole genome shotgun sequence, one region contains:
- the dido1 gene encoding death-inducer obliterator 1 isoform X1, translated as MEGIVSHELTQTPEPQSSQDLDSSSQVPAAITEEEKDDKDQGDAAHETIENTEKTTDTPGEVKKTWGFRRTTIAKRDMAGEIAGVAGSPDAQGTPVRRSGRQAKRTDKLEEFLVTVKRGRGGRRSAPAQLEIGDPLSETTSEASFDGSVEPKGSDSKPTSPVRRTSGRGRRKVASPKVGTADSLSDGDSSENEEESLKDKTETETETGADDCTMEESLNEIQQDSEKQDDEKEEDSIEDAPANRLLSRSPAKAGTKKDAKPRTGPKTLKESEEEDDESSSSDTDSDYYDPNALYCICRQKHNKRFMICCDRCEEWFHGDCVGITEARGRLMERNGEDYVCPNCTSKKAQCARSPVSTAVPENGKPTLTALGGAFKPEPSLLPASQAAMFTDTTNTTTTVAAEEKEGNDLGIKGRIEKATNPSGKKKIKIFQPQVMQTAEESSLPKCIGPGCERDAQPDSVYCGNDCILKHAAAAMKTITTDSKETKPKDKAKAQKKPTLKSSDPERRSTRRSTGSVSKAQEDSSEPESHRQEADDTDEEDRIAEEHLPPPAMSSWSSDHNYIAVAPEKTTPISPSVLNKASAPKKEEEEKKEEAEPEKKEVPPVEKKPTVTTASPKGGKKSPVSKTPKSAPITSPKRKLRSTSTSSAKDSKKQHLSQNKAKKPGPPPPPIPVFSSSGPPGSRIHPTGALSVSKSTFTIPKKPSQTGVKESSGSGPSSTSKKPPVPVSSTTKSQPPVSKPVQSSVPALPTQPPPNNQMRSNIRRSLTDILYKRVSDSDDLSMSESEVGKLAFTIEKEMFNLCMNTDNKYKNKYRTLMFNLKDPKNKGLFYRVIGGDLSPFRLVRLSPEELLSKDIFEWRKTEPAEISAAGGKSQTGQFKAGSKQEAPPADVDMEDAPSISDGDDHPESRPSAPPQGSGSAAKNSAVPDILSMFKDTTAEHRAHLFDLNCKICTGQKSADDEPAAKKPKISVPKKQDIPEKPVTELPAASQSGSEAPIPNQPSGMGDTSSVAPVVQAPLVNPVSSVTISRRDPRMASYRSTAPVAQAEPVAVAPVAPGAPITVPYANLVPSEAAVVENKGPLPLPPVAPLSLPKTKAESRHYGASASSTAEPPPEGETALFLSGQEMLWKGFINMHSVAKFVTKAYLVSGSFEHLKEDLPDTIHIGGRILPHTVWDYVGKLKTSVSKELCLIRFHPATEEEEVAYVSLFSYFSSRKRFGVVANNNKRIKDLYLIPLSSTDPLPAKLLPFDGPGLEPARPNLLLGLLICQKDKKRPGVPLESEEKRSKTQRDDETGLPKAIPVSKADVRTSLEPMSTTPPGTPPPLSSSESSVGPPGTSASSVFSILSSVKAPGVTASTSSNSPLASTTTATATSSATPLQTILKTLFGKKTQDSEASQSPSDTSADAAFPLLDPIVEQFGIINKGKKVAEEEDDRPYDPEEEYDPSVAFGTENSKDSLVSISNKQEEVKTSVDDVEYDPEDDSIFDEVKSDPGSKKQTEEQAELPQQQQQPEDVVSVPAKSLLASSQLLQLGKSLVEDLAAKSSSTPVINQRRDPRQSRDHRQAASFRTSTDSVEKEESPAVTSNTASTTITDTTTVATLITDNKTLEIAVILDTSTSQQPKAVDTSVQHTLAVDTTEPCASTDTPTQDDAYVDSQQLHPPAGQSETSKQEEEPENEEEPLEETENSEICIPLLGEKIDPELVESYIDTEPEASSNEKDEKDSSENKTFEKIWPNSASILKSKPLDDQVSPMEDSAKSSSPTYYNISTISTPITSISQPQDITQAGSSYMDSHGSHMPQMIPSNSQAEYHGPSDIPPPVSFPPLSGPPPMLGPQQQMSVPPPLHISAPMSGPPPMQIPPPMQMPPPMQGLRPPHGETELSRFPPPRPYLPYQNQWGNSQQFDASRGPPPPVITPRGPPPQIPPMGQQGPPPPPQIFNSNIPPHHIAPHGPPPGLPPSGPPRPAFDGQRFNAPPPPFNFPGPRGPPPPFASPPLGHFENRAPQPHFLGPRGPPPSHNIGEPGSLPNIPRGPGDQDIASYQQGMEPPHAQAGPAFRAPPPNHFDGRRGPPGSAGDLPGHRFPPPNQFHSSTQHREPFEDSRGGTQDFDRHRGPAPQHFGGPRVPPPGPYSDINAGGPPRYQLNDHPNDIRPIRGPLLPTPPESHLNVMGRMGGHSPESHRDEHWRRRSPEMRRRSSSTREGSEPQESSLREDIQEDRRRDRDRDGPHGGLSRGWNRDREWNHGRERSRERDRERDHRDREGDKEFDRSRERGRDRDRDRGRETERSRERGRDRDRSRDRDSRERDRGRDTERHREDGDKKRDRDRDRDRERERDRGRERESDRKEHDKDRAKNRDRDRDRDRDRDRERDRDRHSRDKRRERSRSRERERGKDRDRRDRDRDRERDRERRDRSRSKDRKEERKERSETVKDTEKSPDTEVAN; from the exons ATGGAGGGGATTGTGAGCCATGAGCTGACCCAAACTCCTGAGCCTCAGTCCAGCCAGGATTTGGATTCTAGCTCACAAG TTCCAGCTGCCATTACTGAGGAGGAGAAAGATGACAAAGACCAAGGTGATGCAGCCCATGAAACAATAGAGAACACTGAAAAAACAACCGATACCCCTGGTGAGGTGAAGAAGACTTGGGGTTTTAGACGGACCACTATTGCAAAAAGGGACATGGCCGGAGAGATTGCAGGTGTTGCAGGAAGTCCAGACGCTCAAGGAACGCCCGTTCGCCGCAGCGGTCGCCAGGCCAAACGAACAGATAAGCTCGAGGAGTTTCTAGTGACTGTAAAGCGAGGGAGAGGCGGAAGACGCAGCGCTCCCGCTCAGCTGGAAATCGGAGATCCTCTGTCCGAGACGACGTCGGAGGCCAGCTTTGATGGAAGTGTAGAGCCTAAAGGATCTGACAGCAAACCAACATCTCCTGTAAGGAGAACCAGCGGTAGGGGCAGGAGGAAGGTCGCTTCACCCAAAGTTGGCACAGCGGACTCTTTAAGCGACGGCGATAGTTCTGAGAATGAAGAGGAGTCCCTTAAAGATAAGACAGAGACTGAAACCGAAACTGGTGCTGACGATTGCACGATGGAGGAATCTCTGAATGAGATACAACAGGACTCGGAGAAGCAAGATGACGAGAAGGAAGAGGACAGCATAGAGGACGCTCCTGCAAACAGACTGCTCTCCAGAAGCCCTGCAAAAGCAGGCACCAAGAAAGATGCCAAGCCCAGAACGGGACCAAAGACATTAAAGGAAAGTGAAGAGGAGGACGATGAGTCCTCATCCAGCGACACTGATAGTGACTATTATGACCCTAATGCACTTTACTGCATCTGCAGACAGAAACACAACAAAAG GTTCATGATCTGCTGCGACCGCTGCGAGGAGTGGTTTCACGGAGACTGTGTGGGCATTACGGAGGCACGCGGTCGCCTGATGGAGCGCAATGGTGAGGACTACGTGTGTCCCAACTGCACAAGCAAGAAAGCCCAGTGTGCCAGGTCGCCAGTCTCTACAGCGGTACCTGAAAACGGCAAACCAACCCTTACTGCTCTGGGTGGTGCGTTCAAGCCAGAGCCAAGTCTGCTTCCTGCCAGTCAAGCTGCCATGTTCACAGATACTACTAACACTACCACTACAGTGGCTGCAGAAGAAAAGGAGGGAAATGATCTGGGGATCAAGGGCAGAATTGAAAAAGCAACCAACCCAAGCggcaaaaagaaaataaagattttCCAGCCG CAGGTGATGCAGACTGCAGAAGAATCCTCTCTCCCCAAGTGCATCGGTCCTGGCTGCGAGAGAGACGCTCAGCCCGACTCTGTCTACTGCGGTAACGACTGCATCCTTAAACATGCTGCAGCTGCCATGAAGACCATCACCACCGACAGCAAGGAGACCAAACCCAAGGATAAGGCCAAGGCGCAGAAAAAGCCCACACTCAAG aGTTCCGATCCTGAGCGGAGGAGCACCAGGAGGTCCACCGGGTCGGTGAGCAAAGCCCAGGAGGACTCGTCCGAGCCCGAGAGCCACAGACAAGAAGCCGATGACACGGACGAAGAAGACCGAATCGCAGAGGAGCATCTGCCACCCCCAGCCATGTCTTCCTGGTCCAGCGATCATAATTACATTGCAGTAGCTCCAGAAAAGACTACACCCATATCACCATCTGTGTTAAACAAAGCGT CAGCCCCTAAGAAGGAGGAagaggaaaagaaagaagaagccGAGCCAGAAAAGAAAGAAGTTCCTCCTGTAGAGAAGAAACCCACAGTGACGACTGCATCCCCCAAAGGAGGAAAGAAGTCTCCGGTTTCCAAGACGCCCAAGTCTGCTCCTATTACTTCACCCAAAAGAAAACTGAGAAGTACATCCACTAGCAGTGCTAAGGACTCGAAAAAGCAGCATTTATCCCAAAATAAAGCCAAAAAACCAGGGCCACCCCCTCCTCCTATACCAGTTTTCTCTTCCTCTGGTCCCCCTGGATCACGAATCCATCCAACTGGAGCCTTGAGTGTCAGCAAGAGCACCTTCACCATCCCTAAAAAGCCCTCGCAGACTGGGGTGAAGGAATCCTCAGGTTCTGGACCCTCTTCTACATCCAAAAAGCCTCCTGTGCCTGTTTCCTCTACCACCAAGAGTCAGCCACCAGTCTCTAAGCCAGTGCAGTCTTCAGTTCCTGCTCTTCCCACTCAACCACCACCCAACAACCAGATGAGGTCCAACATCCGTCGTTCGCTTACTGACATCTTGTACAAAAG GGTGAGTGACAGCGATGATCTCTCCATGTCTGAAAGTGAAGTGGGCAAGCTGGCATTCACCATTGAGAAAGAAATGTTTAACCTGTGTATGAACACAGACAACAAGTACAAGAACAAGTACAGGACTCTCATGTTTAACCTGAAGGACCCTAAAAATAAG GGTCTGTTCTATCGTGTGATTGGTGGAGATCTCAGTCCATTTCGGCTAGTAAGACTCAGCCCTGAGGAGCTTCTTTCCAAAGACATTTTCGAGTGGAGAAAAACTGAACCTGCAGAG attTCAGCAGCTGGTGGAAAATCACAGACAGGGCAGTTCAAAGCTGGGTCCAAACAGGAGGCACCTCCAGCAGATGTTGACATGGAAGACGCTCCCTCAATATCTGATGGAGAC GATCACCCAGAGTCTCGTCCTTCTGCTCCACCTCAGGGTTCTGGATCAGCAGCAAAGAACAGCGCTGTGCCTGACATCTTGAGTATGTTTAAGGACACCACGGCAGAACACAGGGCTCACCTGTTTGACCTTAACTGCAAGATCTGCACAG GTCAGAAATCGGCCGACGACGAACCTGCAGCCAAAAAGCCTAAGATCTCCGTTCCTAAAAAGCAGGACATTCCAGAAAAGCCTGTAACAGAGTTACCTGCTGCTTCACAGTCTGGAAGTGAAGCACCAATACCTAATCAGCCGAGCGGTATGGGAGATACGAGCAGCGTGGCACCTGTCGTCCAAGCTCCTTTGGTTAACCCGGTTTCCTCAGTCACGATAAGCAGACGTGACCCTCGTATGGCCAGTTACCGCTCCACTGCACCTGTGGCTCAGGCTGAACCTGTTGCTGTTGCGCCTGTTGCACCTGGGGCACCTATCACTGTGCCTTATGCCAACCTTGTGCCCTCAGAAGCTGCTGTGGTGGAGAACAAAGGGCCGTTGCCTCTGCCGCCTGTAGCTCCGCTGTCTCTGCCCAAGACTAAAGCAGAATCACGGCACTATGGGGCTAGCGCATCCAG CACGGCCGAGCCCCCTCCCGAAGGTGAGACAGCTCTGTTCCTGTCAGGACAGGAGATGTTGTGGAAAGGATTCATCAACATGCACTCTGTCGCCAAGTTTGTCACAAAGGCTTATCTGGTTTCAGGTTCCTTTGAGCATCTCAAGgag GACTTGCCAGATACCATTCATATTGGTGGTAGAATATTGCCACACACAGTTTGGGATTACGTGGGTAAACTGAAGACGTCGGTGTCAAAA GAGCTGTGTCTTATTCGTTTCCATCCCGCGACCGAAGAGGAGGAAGTCGCATACGTGTCcctattttcttattttagcAGCCGCAAACGATTCGGCGTGGTGGCCAACAACAACAAGCGCATCAAAGACCTCTACCTTATCCCCCTGAGCTCGACGGATCCACTGCCTGCTAAACTTTTACCGTTCGATGGACCAG GTCTTGAGCCAGCTCGCCCCAATCTTCTTCTCGGATTGTTAATCTGTCAAAAAGACAAGAAACGGCCCGGCGTTCCTCTAGAGAGTGAAGAAAAACGCTCTAAAACACAGCGGGATGACGAGACAGGCCTTCCAAAAGCAATTCCTGTTAGTAAAGCTGATGTGCGAACCAGTCTGGAACCTATGAGCACTACTCCACCCGGAACTCCACCACCACTTAGCAGTTCCGAGTCATCAGTAGGTCCACCTGGAACATCTGCATCATCAGTGTTTTCCATCTTGTCTTCAGTCAAGGCACCTGGTGTAACCGCGAGCACGAGCAGTAATTCCCCGTTAGCCTCCACTACCACGGCCACGGCCACGTCTTCTGCGACCCCGCTTCAGACCATTTTAAAGACATTGTTTGGCAAAAAAACTCAAGATTCAGAAGCTTCTCAGTCACCTTCAGACACTTCAGCAGATGCTGCGTTTCCTCTGCTGGATCCAATAGTTGAACAGTTTGGAATTATTAATAAAGGTAAAAAAGTAGCTGAAGAAGAGGATGATAGACCCTATGACCCTGAAGAAGAATACGATCCAAGTGTTGCTTTTGGTACAGAAAATTCTAAAGATTCTTTGGTTTCTATATCCAACAAGCAAGAGGAGGTCAAGACTAGTGTGGATGATGTTGAATATGATCCTGAAGATGATTCAATTTTTGACGAGGTTAAGTCTGATCCAGGTTCCAAGAAGCAAACAGAAGAACAGGCTGAATTaccacagcagcagcagcaacctgaagATGTAGTATCTGTACCTGCTAAATCTCTTCTAGCAAGCAGTCAGTTGCTTCAGCTTGGTAAAAGCTTGGTTGAGGATTTGGCTGCAAAAAGCTCTTCTACTCCAGTTATTAATCAAAGAAGGGATCCCAGGCAGAGTAGGGACCACAGACAGGCTGCCAGTTTTAGGACAAGCACTGACTCTGTAGAGAAGGAAGAGTCCCCTGCTGTTACTTCTAATACTGCTTCTACCACTATAACAGATACAACAACTGTTGCTACATTAATAACAGACAACAAAACGCTGGAGATTGCTGTGATTCTGGACACATCGACATCACAGCAACCTAAAGCTGTAGATACTTCCGTGCAGCACACTTTAGCTGTTGACACAACAGAACCTTGTGCATCCACAGACACCCCAACACAAGATGATGCCTATGTCGACTCCCAACAACTGCATCCTCCTGCTGGTCAGTCAGAGACATCCAAGCAAGAGGAGGAGCCAGAAAATGAAGAGGAACCTTTAGAGGAAACGGAAAACTCCGAAATTTGCATTCCACTTTTAGGTGAGAAAATTGACCCTGAACTAGTGGAGAGTTATATTGATACAGAACCCGAAGCAAGTTCCAATGAGAAGGATGAGAAGGATTCTTCTGAAAACAAAACTTTTGAAAAGATTTGGCCAAATTCTGCTAGTATCTTAAAGTCAAAGCCCTTAGATGATCAGGTCTCTCCCATGGAAGATTCTGCAAAATCTTCTTCACCTACGTATTACAACATCTCAACGATCAGCACCCCAATCACTTCTATTAGTCAGCCACAAGATATCACTCAAGCAGGTTCATCCTACATGGATTCCCATGGTTCCCATATGCCACAAATGATTCCATCAAACTCACAAGCTGAATACCACGGTCCATCTGACATTCCCCCTCCTGTGTCATTTCCACCACTATCTGGGCCTCCACCTATGCTTGGCCCACAACAACAAATGAGCGTTCCACCACCCTTGCATATTTCAGCTCCAATGTCAGGTCCACCTCCAATGCAGATTCCCCCACCAATGCAAATGCCCCCACCAATGCAGGGCCTGCGTCCACCTCATGGGGAAACCGAGCTGTCTCGGTTTCCACCGCCTAGACCATATCTACCCTATCAGAATCAATGGGGAAACAGTCAACAGTTTGATGCTTCAAGAGGACCGCCTCCACCAGTTATTACACCTAGAGGCCCTCCACCTCAAATTCCACCAATGGGTCAGCAAggccctcctcctcctcctcaaatATTCAATAGTAACATACCACCACATCATATTGCACCTCATGGCCCACCTCCTGGCCTCCCTCCTTCTGGCCCACCACGTCCGGCCTTTGACGGACAAAGATTTAATGCCCCTCCTCCACCCTTCAACTTTCCTGGACCTAGAGGCCCACCTCCACCATTTGCAAGTCCACCTCTTGGTCACTTTGAAAACAGAGCACCACAACCTCACTTCCTTGGTCCAAGAGGCCCACCTCCATCTCACAACATTGGGGAACCTGGATCACTACCTAACATCCCAAGAGGACCTGGTGATCAAGATATTGCAAGTTATCAGCAAGGGATGGAACCACCCCATGCCCAGGCTGGACCTGCATTTAGGGCACCTCCACCAAACCATTTTGATGGACGAAGAGGCCCCCCTGGTTCTGCAGGGGATTTACCAGGACACAGGTTTCCACCACCAAATCAATTTCATAGTTCAACTCAGCATAGAGAACCATTTGAAGACTCAAGAGGTGGTACTCAAGACTTTGACCGGCACAGGGGACCAGCGCCTCAGCATTTTGGCGGGCCAAGAGTGCCCCCACCCGGACCCTATAGTGACATTAACGCCGGAGGCCCACCACGCTACCAGTTAAATGACCATCCAAATGATATAAGACCTATAAGGGGACCTTTGTTACCTACACCTCCTGAAAGTCACCTTAATGTTATGGGCCGCATGGGTGGGCATAGCCCAGAGTCTCACCGTGATGAGCACTGGAGAAGGCGCTCCCCTGAAATGCGAAGGCGAAGCAGCTCCACTAGAGAAGGTTCTGAACCTCAAGAGAGCTCTTTAAGGGAAGACATACAGGAAGACAGGAGGAGAGACAGAGACCGGGATGGGCCGCATGGTGGGTTGTCACGGGGCTGGAACAGGGATCGTGAATGGAATCATGGCAGGGAGAGAAGTAGAGAAAGGGATAGGGAGAGAGACCACAGGGACCGGGAGGGTGACAAGGAGTTTGACCGCAGCAGGGAAAGGGGCAGAGACAGAGACCGAGACCGTGGCAGAGAGACGGAACGCAGCAGGGAGAGGGGCAGAGACCGAGACCGCAGTAGGGACAGGGACAGCAGGGAAAGAGATCGAGGTAGAGACACTGAACGTCACAGAGAAGACGGGGACAAGAAGAGGGATCGGGACCGGGACCGAGACCGGGAGAGGGAAAGAGATCGTGGCAGGGAGAGAGAATCAGACAGGAAAGAACATGACAAAGACAGAGCAAAGAACCGAGACCGAGACCGAGACAGAGATAGAGATAGAGATAGAGAGCGTGACCGGGATAGACACAGTAGAGACAAAAGACGAGAGCGCTCAAGGAGTCGTGAAAGAGAGCGTGGAAAAGACCGAGATAGACGAGATCGGGACCGAGACAGAGAGAGGGACAGAGAAAGGAGGGACAGGAGCAGAAGTAAAGATAGAAAGGAGGAGAGAAAAGAAAGGTCCGAGACCGTGAAGGACACTGAGAAGTCTCCTGATACTGAAGTCGCAAACTAA